A window of the Proteus terrae subsp. cibarius genome harbors these coding sequences:
- a CDS encoding bactofilin family protein, whose product MFSRKTETPKAAEPVAPVITEEKKPMPEQKLYTIIAKGTVFQGDINVEGDIQIWGKVAGNINVKDGVIRVMHAGQVEGELTAPDIIIDGFVKGICAANNLDILEHGELRGTSRCGSMSIKRGGIFTGQSEQVEHQAKSVAQQRVVSIKESSNANKDKVATPVENQLKENKK is encoded by the coding sequence ATGTTTAGTCGTAAAACTGAAACACCAAAAGCAGCAGAGCCTGTTGCACCAGTAATAACAGAAGAGAAAAAACCGATGCCAGAGCAAAAACTATACACGATTATTGCAAAAGGAACGGTATTCCAAGGCGATATTAATGTTGAAGGCGATATCCAAATTTGGGGTAAAGTAGCCGGCAATATTAATGTCAAAGATGGCGTTATTCGTGTTATGCATGCCGGACAAGTTGAAGGTGAATTAACAGCACCTGATATTATTATTGATGGTTTTGTAAAAGGCATCTGTGCTGCAAATAATTTAGATATCTTAGAACACGGTGAATTACGTGGTACTAGTCGTTGTGGCAGTATGTCTATTAAGCGTGGTGGTATTTTTACTGGCCAATCAGAGCAAGTTGAACATCAAGCCAAATCAGTTGCTCAACAACGTGTTGTTTCAATAAAAGAGAGCTCTAATGCAAATAAAGATAAAGTTGCTACTCCAGTAGAAAACCAACTAAAAGAAAATAAAAAATAA
- a CDS encoding GNAT family N-acetyltransferase yields the protein MNLDTPRLHLREWRESDKAPFFSEINSSPEVMRYFPCTLSQLESDNMVETIREKFIQQNGWGMWAVELKETQEFIGFVGLNIPAAPLPFNPCVEIGWRIAQKFWRKGYTYEAALAVFKYAFETLGLEEVVAFTAVSNLPSQGVMQKLGMYQSDSFFHPALDKAHPLAEHVLYRLKKSDFIFQSNE from the coding sequence ATGAATTTAGATACTCCCAGACTACACCTAAGAGAATGGCGTGAGAGTGATAAAGCGCCATTTTTTTCTGAAATCAACTCTTCACCTGAAGTGATGCGCTACTTTCCTTGCACTTTATCTCAACTAGAAAGTGATAATATGGTTGAGACTATCCGCGAAAAATTTATTCAGCAAAATGGATGGGGAATGTGGGCTGTTGAATTAAAAGAAACTCAAGAATTTATTGGTTTTGTGGGGTTAAATATTCCAGCAGCGCCTTTGCCATTTAATCCCTGCGTAGAAATTGGTTGGCGGATTGCGCAAAAATTTTGGCGAAAAGGCTATACCTATGAAGCGGCTTTAGCTGTATTTAAATATGCGTTTGAAACGTTGGGATTAGAAGAGGTTGTTGCTTTTACTGCGGTTTCAAACCTTCCATCTCAAGGTGTAATGCAAAAACTAGGTATGTATCAATCTGATAGTTTTTTTCATCCAGCATTAGATAAAGCACATCCTCTTGCTGAGCATGTTCTATATCGCTTGAAGAAGTCTGATTTTATTTTTCAGTCGAACGAATAG
- a CDS encoding YecH family metal-binding protein — translation MSSIHGHEVLQMILSSETAFTKTSLIDAIHKQFGNDSRFHTCSAENMTATELVDFLERKGKFIPAEGGFTTSENKICHH, via the coding sequence ATGTCATCAATACATGGTCATGAAGTTTTACAAATGATCCTTTCTTCAGAGACTGCATTTACTAAAACATCGCTAATTGATGCTATCCATAAACAATTCGGCAATGACTCACGTTTTCATACGTGCTCAGCTGAAAATATGACAGCGACTGAATTAGTTGATTTCTTAGAAAGGAAAGGTAAATTTATTCCAGCAGAGGGTGGATTTACAACGAGTGAAAATAAGATTTGTCATCATTGA
- the ghrB gene encoding glyoxylate/hydroxypyruvate reductase GhrB — protein MKPIVLLYQDLPEKLYKKLSDFADIKQFKTLSLGSDNFRSALANASGLLGAGGNIDENFINQAPHLKAVSTVSVGYDNVDVNALTKRNIKLMHTPTVLTDTVADTMMGLVLAVARRVPELADNVKQGLWVKGITSDWYGTDVHHKTMGIIGMGRIGKALAQRAHFGFNMNILYHSRTEYTDVNDKFSAKHCSLEDLLQQSDFVCITLPLTPETHHLMGQKQFSMMKPDAYLINAGRGAVVDELALISALEQKEIAGAGLDVFEKEPLSSSSPLLTMKNVVAVPHIGSATKETRYAMAECAVDNLIAALSNNIKENCVNF, from the coding sequence ATGAAGCCGATTGTCTTGCTCTACCAAGATCTTCCTGAAAAACTGTACAAAAAACTATCTGATTTTGCTGATATCAAACAATTTAAAACGCTCTCTTTAGGATCTGATAATTTTCGTTCCGCACTTGCCAATGCTTCTGGTCTACTCGGTGCTGGTGGCAATATTGATGAAAACTTTATTAACCAAGCCCCTCATTTAAAAGCCGTTTCAACAGTTTCTGTTGGCTATGATAATGTTGATGTTAATGCACTCACCAAACGTAATATCAAACTAATGCATACTCCAACCGTGTTAACAGATACCGTTGCAGATACCATGATGGGATTAGTACTTGCCGTAGCAAGACGAGTTCCTGAACTTGCTGATAATGTTAAACAAGGTTTATGGGTTAAAGGTATCACTTCTGATTGGTACGGTACTGATGTTCATCATAAAACCATGGGTATTATTGGTATGGGCCGAATAGGAAAAGCTTTGGCACAACGTGCACATTTTGGTTTTAATATGAATATTCTTTATCACTCACGTACAGAATATACAGATGTGAACGATAAATTTTCTGCAAAGCATTGTTCTTTAGAAGACTTATTACAGCAATCTGATTTCGTCTGTATCACGTTACCATTAACACCAGAAACGCATCATTTAATGGGTCAAAAACAATTTTCGATGATGAAACCTGATGCTTATTTAATTAATGCAGGACGTGGCGCAGTGGTGGACGAATTAGCACTCATCAGTGCATTAGAACAAAAAGAGATCGCTGGTGCTGGGCTGGATGTTTTTGAAAAAGAGCCTCTATCTTCATCTTCACCTTTATTAACAATGAAGAATGTCGTCGCTGTTCCGCATATTGGCTCTGCAACAAAAGAGACTCGCTATGCGATGGCTGAATGTGCAGTAGATAATCTAATTGCGGCACTGAGTAATAATATAAAAGAAAACTGCGTCAATTTCTAA
- a CDS encoding sugar transporter codes for MKLKQSVCLAFMLFPTLSFANNEFNSVIEDFDRYFETQKPIKIEPKTSATISSSTRTGQANRGVNRTTATQQTKPEQRVKPSTPAKTDNQVVEPVKTPDITLAENCPVLPADYSKLKSDYTRYLTPLLSFIPIKPQFTPEDLNRYSYRNNATVYNPLALYSKESYARPQRNDNFLLDVIPGTFYSVTAIPFHFAYQFNRSVLDHKQPLFNKELLNRLADTRSKYQTLYQKYTEQAAITKEHLEKLHNANSQIKQLELTLAETEEKLATANTLLTDDTLKQAVAKLQSDLETIKKERDLLVKQLAEKENVLQATTVKNTELAKQQQDFEQQAGILKTLEAKYTQLEQEKEQLQSQYQQAQALLKDDSAKKEIDKLQSSLESIKVEQEKLISQLNEKQTLLAKIEQEKEVIQAQYIESQQLLSGNSKQKEQELAKLEAIKNKEIATLENSLSTITTEQEKLTKQLLDVQNQLATIKKEKEDVQTQFAQAQLLLKDDSAKKEIDKLQSTLLKITSEREDLSKELALKVAEAEKQQDANSKLVEEQRKEIAQLKTQVEKSNQEQTQLNKSLLAVQQQKEQVDEKLKAIPELKAQLDNKVTELADLKKSLSAGEKAVENLITDKNNLIAKLEKAQSELSNKYQTLDAQFKENNIALAQVTTSKTESEKTLALLEKQLTEKQNTTDKLSAQLAEAKVQLEKQNTENAQQISTLKQQQTESIAKLNEQIKAKDAELAKVNTDTNNILKENKTLKEQLEKMAGEGQMIAGQLAYAYSIIGKDNAQRNKSILSEIQKQNYVQYDDNTYFKILKQGKPVASIAGKTVVFTMHEELTDGTVTLNYDKAKPLILPYRQLPLPLNTFIAKAGINGKAKIYIKPGGGYGKNGVPGQVPPESMSIVTIEILDIK; via the coding sequence ATGAAATTAAAGCAGAGTGTTTGTCTCGCTTTTATGCTGTTTCCAACACTGTCGTTTGCCAATAATGAGTTTAATTCTGTTATTGAAGATTTTGACCGTTATTTTGAAACACAAAAGCCAATTAAAATTGAGCCTAAAACATCTGCTACAATTTCATCGTCAACGAGAACCGGTCAGGCTAATCGTGGAGTAAACCGCACCACAGCGACTCAACAAACAAAACCAGAGCAACGAGTTAAACCTTCTACGCCAGCTAAAACAGATAATCAGGTAGTTGAACCTGTTAAGACTCCTGATATCACGCTGGCAGAAAATTGCCCTGTGTTACCTGCTGATTATTCAAAATTAAAGAGTGACTACACTCGTTATTTAACTCCATTGCTTTCTTTTATTCCGATTAAACCGCAATTTACACCAGAGGATCTTAATCGTTATAGCTACAGAAATAATGCAACGGTTTATAACCCATTAGCTCTGTATTCAAAAGAGAGTTATGCAAGGCCTCAACGTAATGACAATTTCTTGTTAGATGTTATTCCAGGAACATTTTATTCTGTTACGGCCATTCCTTTCCACTTTGCATATCAGTTCAATCGCTCTGTACTTGATCATAAACAACCTCTTTTTAATAAAGAGCTATTAAATCGTTTAGCAGATACAAGAAGTAAATACCAAACTCTGTATCAAAAATACACAGAGCAGGCAGCTATAACAAAAGAGCATTTAGAAAAACTTCACAATGCAAATAGCCAAATTAAACAACTCGAATTAACGCTGGCTGAAACAGAAGAAAAATTAGCTACGGCGAATACCTTACTTACTGATGACACGTTAAAACAGGCTGTTGCTAAGCTACAGAGTGATTTAGAAACAATAAAAAAAGAACGTGACTTGTTAGTTAAGCAACTAGCCGAAAAAGAGAATGTATTACAGGCAACAACAGTAAAAAATACAGAGTTAGCAAAACAGCAACAAGATTTTGAGCAACAAGCGGGAATACTTAAAACCTTAGAGGCGAAATATACTCAGCTTGAGCAAGAAAAAGAGCAATTACAGTCTCAGTATCAACAGGCTCAGGCTCTATTAAAAGATGATAGTGCTAAAAAAGAGATTGATAAATTACAAAGTTCACTTGAGAGTATAAAAGTAGAGCAAGAGAAGTTAATTAGTCAATTAAATGAAAAACAGACACTACTTGCGAAAATTGAACAAGAAAAAGAAGTTATACAGGCTCAGTATATCGAATCTCAGCAGTTACTAAGTGGTAACAGTAAGCAAAAAGAGCAAGAGTTAGCTAAATTAGAAGCAATCAAAAATAAAGAGATAGCAACATTAGAAAATTCGTTATCAACAATAACGACTGAGCAAGAAAAATTAACTAAACAACTTTTAGATGTACAAAATCAATTAGCAACGATAAAGAAAGAGAAAGAAGATGTGCAGACTCAGTTTGCACAGGCTCAACTATTGCTAAAAGATGACTCTGCGAAAAAAGAGATAGATAAATTACAAAGCACATTATTGAAGATCACATCAGAACGTGAAGATTTATCTAAAGAGCTTGCATTGAAAGTCGCAGAAGCAGAAAAGCAGCAAGATGCAAATAGCAAACTTGTTGAGGAGCAACGCAAAGAAATAGCACAACTAAAAACACAAGTTGAAAAAAGTAATCAGGAACAAACTCAACTTAATAAATCGCTTTTAGCTGTTCAACAGCAAAAAGAGCAAGTAGACGAAAAACTAAAAGCGATCCCAGAATTAAAAGCACAGCTAGATAACAAGGTCACGGAACTCGCTGACTTGAAGAAGAGTTTATCTGCGGGTGAAAAAGCCGTTGAAAATTTAATTACTGATAAAAATAATCTGATAGCTAAATTGGAGAAAGCACAAAGTGAGCTATCGAATAAATATCAAACATTAGATGCACAATTTAAAGAGAATAATATTGCATTAGCTCAAGTCACCACGAGCAAAACAGAGAGTGAGAAAACTTTAGCATTGTTAGAAAAACAACTCACTGAAAAGCAAAATACAACGGATAAATTGAGTGCTCAATTAGCTGAAGCAAAAGTACAATTAGAAAAACAAAATACAGAGAATGCACAACAAATTAGTACGTTAAAGCAACAACAAACAGAATCTATTGCTAAATTAAATGAGCAAATTAAAGCCAAAGATGCTGAATTAGCGAAAGTTAACACAGACACTAACAATATTTTAAAAGAAAATAAAACGCTAAAAGAGCAGCTTGAGAAAATGGCAGGTGAAGGGCAAATGATTGCAGGGCAACTTGCTTATGCCTATTCAATTATAGGAAAAGATAACGCCCAGCGTAATAAATCTATTTTATCTGAGATCCAAAAACAGAATTACGTACAATATGACGATAATACCTACTTTAAAATATTAAAACAGGGTAAGCCTGTGGCTTCAATTGCAGGTAAAACCGTTGTATTTACAATGCATGAAGAGTTAACTGACGGTACTGTAACTCTTAATTATGATAAAGCTAAGCCACTTATTTTACCTTACCGCCAATTGCCATTACCACTGAATACCTTTATTGCAAAAGCAGGTATCAATGGTAAAGCCAAAATTTATATAAAACCAGGTGGCGGTTATGGGAAGAATGGTGTACCAGGACAAGTGCCACCAGAATCCATGTCCATCGTGACAATTGAGATCTTAGATATTAAATAA
- the eco gene encoding serine protease inhibitor ecotin has protein sequence MNKVILSLVAAMSLSACAQATDSLDKVAPYPKVQENQVRHVIELEKKDNESNYQVELIIGKELKVDCNHQWFGADLDEKNLEGWGYSYYVVGDLNGPMSTMMGCADNTKKDAFVQANMGSDAFIRYNSKLPIVVYAPKDVDVKYRIWSAAETTQDSVKK, from the coding sequence ATGAACAAAGTAATATTATCTTTAGTAGCAGCAATGTCTTTATCTGCGTGTGCACAAGCTACTGACAGTTTAGATAAAGTTGCACCTTATCCTAAGGTTCAAGAAAATCAAGTTCGTCATGTTATCGAGTTAGAGAAAAAAGATAATGAAAGCAATTACCAAGTTGAATTAATTATTGGTAAAGAACTGAAAGTAGATTGCAATCATCAGTGGTTTGGTGCGGATTTAGATGAAAAGAATTTAGAAGGTTGGGGTTATAGCTATTATGTTGTTGGCGATTTAAATGGCCCAATGTCAACAATGATGGGATGTGCTGACAATACGAAAAAAGATGCCTTTGTACAGGCAAATATGGGATCAGATGCCTTTATCCGTTATAACAGCAAATTACCTATCGTAGTTTATGCACCTAAAGATGTTGATGTAAAATATCGTATTTGGTCTGCAGCTGAGACGACTCAAGATTCAGTTAAAAAATAA
- a CDS encoding helix-turn-helix transcriptional regulator produces MNTIQYEKNNQYDCAIQKKSYFYPQYQILENEQKALFLIRKNALILQNCTDTVTVSDNQVLFLQQGNYTIKTQGAEPTDIICIPLSDDFLRDFMSKYNEILCQIERDEEFSSAFICFQNSPLIQFCSNGFEYLTVQSCPEAFIQLRIEELLILLLSTEQGSDLMALLRQLSHRQVDRLKIFMEKNHLKNWKLKQFAREFGMGLTTFKELFNHVYGTSPRTWICERRIIYAHQLLLTTEMSIVDISMESGFSSQSYFTQSYHRRFNMTPSKARNLRSKL; encoded by the coding sequence ATGAATACAATACAATATGAAAAAAACAATCAATATGATTGTGCTATTCAGAAAAAATCTTATTTTTATCCACAATACCAAATACTAGAAAATGAACAAAAAGCGCTTTTTCTTATCAGAAAAAATGCACTCATATTGCAAAATTGCACTGATACAGTAACAGTGAGTGATAACCAAGTTCTTTTTCTACAACAAGGTAACTATACAATAAAAACACAAGGTGCAGAGCCTACCGATATTATTTGTATCCCACTCTCTGATGATTTTTTAAGAGATTTCATGTCTAAGTACAATGAGATCTTGTGCCAAATAGAAAGAGACGAAGAGTTTTCAAGTGCCTTTATTTGTTTTCAAAATTCACCTCTTATTCAATTTTGTAGTAATGGCTTTGAATATCTCACTGTTCAATCTTGCCCTGAAGCCTTCATACAATTACGTATTGAAGAGCTTTTAATTCTATTACTTTCAACTGAGCAAGGTTCTGACTTAATGGCGTTATTGCGCCAACTTAGCCATCGTCAAGTTGATCGCTTAAAGATTTTTATGGAAAAAAATCATTTAAAAAACTGGAAGCTTAAACAATTTGCTCGTGAATTTGGTATGGGATTAACTACGTTTAAAGAGCTTTTTAATCATGTTTATGGTACTTCACCAAGAACATGGATTTGTGAAAGACGCATTATCTATGCACACCAACTGCTGCTGACCACTGAAATGAGTATTGTTGATATTTCAATGGAGTCTGGCTTTTCAAGTCAGTCTTACTTTACACAAAGCTATCATCGTCGTTTTAATATGACACCAAGTAAAGCGAGAAATCTCAGATCAAAATTATAA
- a CDS encoding universal stress protein codes for MYKKILVPIDILEDELSQELIAHIEQIAKVGKPEIHFLTVIPNAELFFGIEFAAIPEKFKDSSERTRLAFVALQEMIKDAKIPDEQIVCNVGVGNAKDEILEYARHIDADLIAIASHRPNVSSYLLGSTASSIVRHAKMSVLVIR; via the coding sequence ATGTATAAGAAAATCCTAGTTCCCATTGATATTTTAGAAGATGAACTTTCTCAGGAACTAATCGCTCACATTGAACAAATAGCAAAGGTGGGTAAACCTGAGATCCACTTCCTCACCGTTATTCCTAATGCTGAACTTTTCTTTGGTATCGAGTTTGCTGCGATTCCTGAAAAATTCAAAGATTCTTCAGAACGTACTCGTCTTGCTTTTGTTGCGCTACAAGAAATGATTAAAGATGCAAAAATTCCTGATGAGCAAATTGTATGTAATGTTGGCGTTGGTAACGCAAAAGATGAGATTTTAGAATATGCCCGTCACATTGATGCTGATTTAATTGCGATTGCTTCACATAGACCTAATGTTTCCTCTTATTTATTAGGCTCAACAGCGTCATCAATTGTACGACATGCCAAAATGTCAGTTTTAGTTATTCGCTAA
- a CDS encoding nitrous oxide-stimulated promoter family protein, with protein MSGKRINREKKTIQKMVHLYAHSHPEADSDYYQQLINYSYNRLDKCRYGEDKPACKQCPIHCYQPAKRETMKQIMRWAGPRMLIYHPILAIRHLIDDKKPVPPLPEKKRSIRSTEK; from the coding sequence ATGTCAGGAAAAAGAATAAATCGTGAGAAAAAAACCATTCAAAAAATGGTGCACCTTTATGCTCATTCGCATCCTGAAGCTGACTCAGATTATTATCAACAATTAATCAATTATTCCTATAACCGATTAGATAAATGTCGCTATGGTGAAGATAAACCGGCCTGTAAACAATGCCCTATTCATTGCTATCAACCAGCCAAACGAGAAACGATGAAACAGATCATGCGATGGGCTGGTCCAAGAATGTTGATTTATCATCCAATTTTAGCAATACGTCATCTTATTGATGATAAAAAACCCGTTCCTCCTCTTCCTGAAAAAAAACGGTCTATTCGTTCGACTGAAAAATAA
- the galE gene encoding UDP-glucose 4-epimerase GalE, whose translation MEILVTGGMGYIGSHTCVQMIEAGMTPIILDNLSNANEEVLNRVEALTGKRPLFYNGDIRDDQLLASIFAKHSIQSVIHFAGLKAVGESVQKPIEYYDNNVNGTLVLVRCMRDAGVKSIIFSSSATVYGDPQVVPITEDSPVGGTTNPYGTSKYMVERILSDLFVADESWSISLLRYFNPVGAHPSGTMGEDPKGIPNNLTPYISQVAIGRREQVAVFGDDYPTKDGTGVRDYIHVMDLADGHIAALNALGKKAGLHIYNLGTGNGTSVIEMIEAFRKASGKPIPYQLQARRPGDIAECWSSPAKAEKDLHWKAIRSIDDMAADAWRWQLQNPNGYLK comes from the coding sequence GTGGAAATATTAGTGACAGGTGGTATGGGATATATCGGTAGTCATACTTGCGTACAAATGATTGAAGCAGGCATGACACCAATTATTTTAGATAACCTTAGCAATGCGAATGAAGAAGTCCTTAACCGTGTTGAAGCCCTAACAGGTAAACGCCCTCTGTTTTATAACGGTGATATTCGTGATGACCAGTTATTGGCATCAATCTTTGCTAAGCATTCTATTCAGTCTGTTATTCATTTTGCGGGATTGAAAGCGGTTGGTGAATCTGTTCAGAAGCCAATTGAATATTATGACAACAATGTTAATGGCACATTGGTGCTAGTGCGTTGTATGCGTGATGCGGGCGTAAAAAGCATTATCTTTAGCTCATCTGCGACAGTTTATGGTGATCCTCAAGTTGTTCCTATTACTGAAGATTCGCCAGTAGGGGGCACAACTAACCCTTATGGCACCAGTAAATATATGGTTGAGCGCATTTTATCTGACTTATTTGTTGCGGATGAAAGTTGGTCTATTAGTTTGCTACGTTACTTTAACCCAGTAGGGGCGCATCCATCAGGTACGATGGGGGAAGATCCTAAAGGTATTCCTAATAATTTAACCCCTTATATTTCTCAAGTGGCAATTGGTCGTCGTGAACAAGTGGCTGTCTTTGGTGATGATTACCCAACAAAAGACGGTACAGGTGTTCGTGATTATATCCATGTTATGGATCTGGCTGATGGTCATATAGCAGCATTAAATGCGTTAGGTAAAAAAGCGGGCTTACATATTTATAATCTGGGAACAGGTAACGGTACTAGTGTGATTGAAATGATTGAAGCATTTCGTAAAGCTAGTGGTAAACCTATCCCTTATCAATTACAAGCTCGTCGTCCTGGCGATATTGCAGAATGTTGGTCAAGCCCTGCAAAAGCAGAGAAAGATTTACACTGGAAAGCTATTCGTTCAATTGATGATATGGCTGCGGATGCTTGGCGTTGGCAGTTACAAAACCCAAATGGTTATCTGAAATAA
- a CDS encoding cation diffusion facilitator family transporter gives MTHNHIDDIELDRADNKQSEKFKAAKKSTLVSVFVNIVLSIWQITVGFFSHSQGLIADGIHSLSDLIADFVVLIANKGSQKQPDADHPYGHFRYENAASLILGTILLIVGVGMVFSAIHKILDPSTIPEVHSVALYVALLALAAKEGLFRYMLAVAKKVDSTMLVANAWHARSDAASSLVVAIGIIGSLAGFKFFDPLAALIVGLFVGRMGWRFTYQALQDLMDRGADEETLEEIKQMLVSTPGVQGVHDLKTRRSGDYLLVDVHLEIKGELTVSESHEIVVNARNKVLQNKQILSVMAHVDPA, from the coding sequence ATGACACATAATCACATTGATGATATTGAGTTGGATCGGGCTGATAATAAACAGTCTGAAAAATTTAAGGCAGCTAAAAAAAGCACGTTAGTGAGTGTTTTTGTCAATATCGTTTTATCCATTTGGCAAATTACAGTGGGCTTTTTCTCACACTCTCAAGGTTTAATTGCTGATGGTATTCACTCGCTTTCTGATCTTATTGCTGACTTTGTTGTTTTAATTGCCAATAAAGGTAGTCAGAAACAACCTGATGCGGATCACCCTTATGGGCACTTTCGTTATGAAAATGCGGCATCACTTATTCTTGGGACTATTTTATTAATTGTTGGTGTCGGAATGGTATTTTCTGCCATTCATAAAATTTTAGATCCATCTACTATTCCTGAAGTTCATAGTGTTGCTTTATATGTGGCTTTACTTGCATTAGCGGCTAAAGAAGGATTATTCCGCTATATGCTTGCGGTTGCAAAAAAAGTGGACTCAACTATGTTAGTTGCAAATGCTTGGCATGCGCGTTCTGATGCTGCTTCTTCATTAGTTGTTGCAATTGGTATTATCGGAAGTTTGGCTGGATTTAAATTTTTTGACCCATTAGCAGCATTAATTGTCGGACTATTTGTCGGCCGTATGGGATGGCGTTTTACTTATCAAGCTCTGCAAGATTTAATGGACAGAGGGGCAGATGAAGAAACGCTAGAAGAGATTAAACAGATGCTGGTTTCAACACCGGGCGTGCAAGGCGTTCATGATTTAAAGACTCGTCGTTCAGGTGATTATTTACTTGTAGACGTTCACCTTGAAATCAAAGGTGAACTCACTGTCAGTGAAAGTCATGAGATTGTTGTAAATGCACGTAATAAGGTTTTGCAAAATAAACAGATCCTGAGTGTGATGGCGCACGTTGATCCCGCTTAA
- a CDS encoding DinI-like family protein: MRVEILFNKQSKITDSLFPLLEHELRKKIIPEYPDMQFRIAFSSMNSIQVTGIKDETKHEHIMELIQSVWEDDGWLQTDDE, encoded by the coding sequence ATGCGTGTGGAAATTTTATTTAATAAACAATCTAAGATAACCGACTCATTATTTCCGCTCTTAGAACACGAACTGAGAAAAAAGATCATTCCAGAATATCCAGATATGCAGTTTCGTATTGCCTTTAGTAGCATGAACTCGATTCAAGTCACTGGCATAAAAGATGAAACTAAGCATGAACACATAATGGAACTTATTCAAAGCGTTTGGGAAGATGATGGTTGGTTGCAAACAGACGATGAATAA
- a CDS encoding T3SS regulon anti-activator ExsD domain-containing protein, which yields MIKENTYSTKVHYYDYLALLKKIMAPNNEETVDNLFDLQFSFHSNENIVTAYDVNEQQIKILSRVLCRESLDSLLQSTWFLRKKYCFVVISKEEVRDVIGFAHTFHAEQPHSTITPADWDKSLRATVNINEHMRLIQAVIKPLFIWWAQHITPQLFTLYETKRELELQIKQCENIKSFEEKQLSNKSDPFLSLDDINIKLNADKVRLIVINNLLQKDIQLLLDNWKSEPIFNVEINNTLDYIQKTTPSSELIKPLWEILNSIPEHPENCQKLKNWLLERELCLKNDEFLWQ from the coding sequence GTGATAAAAGAAAATACATATAGCACCAAAGTCCATTATTATGACTATTTAGCCTTACTGAAAAAAATAATGGCACCCAACAATGAAGAAACTGTAGATAACTTGTTTGATCTACAGTTTTCTTTTCATTCTAATGAAAATATCGTTACTGCATATGATGTTAATGAGCAACAAATAAAAATACTATCCCGTGTTTTGTGCCGTGAAAGCTTAGACAGTTTATTACAGTCCACTTGGTTTTTACGAAAGAAATACTGTTTTGTTGTTATATCTAAAGAAGAAGTACGTGATGTTATTGGTTTTGCACATACATTTCATGCAGAACAGCCACATTCAACAATAACACCAGCAGATTGGGATAAATCATTAAGAGCAACAGTCAATATCAATGAACATATGCGCTTAATTCAAGCCGTAATAAAACCGCTTTTTATTTGGTGGGCTCAACACATTACTCCCCAGCTTTTTACACTTTATGAAACTAAAAGAGAGCTCGAACTTCAAATTAAACAGTGTGAAAATATTAAGTCATTTGAAGAAAAGCAACTATCAAATAAAAGTGATCCTTTTTTATCTTTAGATGATATCAATATTAAGCTTAATGCGGATAAAGTCAGACTAATTGTTATCAATAACTTATTACAGAAAGATATCCAATTACTCCTCGATAATTGGAAAAGTGAACCTATCTTTAATGTTGAAATAAATAACACTCTTGATTACATTCAAAAAACAACGCCTAGTTCTGAACTAATAAAACCATTATGGGAGATTTTAAATAGCATTCCAGAACATCCTGAAAACTGCCAGAAATTAAAAAATTGGCTACTAGAAAGAGAACTTTGTTTAAAAAACGATGAATTTTTATGGCAATAA
- a CDS encoding DUF465 domain-containing protein: MFSDQQSLVSQLRNSDPRFEALYDKHHRLDQEIAKLEGPNGAGYNDEVAKLKKEKLHLKDEMQKILQRSEK, from the coding sequence ATGTTCTCAGATCAACAATCCCTTGTTTCTCAATTAAGAAATAGTGATCCCCGCTTTGAAGCTCTCTACGATAAACATCATCGACTCGATCAAGAAATTGCTAAACTAGAAGGTCCAAACGGAGCTGGCTATAACGATGAAGTTGCCAAACTAAAAAAAGAAAAGCTTCATCTTAAAGATGAAATGCAAAAAATACTTCAGCGAAGTGAAAAATAA